The Penaeus monodon isolate SGIC_2016 chromosome 5, NSTDA_Pmon_1, whole genome shotgun sequence genome window below encodes:
- the LOC119573361 gene encoding UTP--glucose-1-phosphate uridylyltransferase-like, producing MIEPVVLPKNFDRYAEVFGQQRRPSQDFKNQTKRDAQAQVSHELQKLLRTCPAGVRSTTERDFEAFEKLFGRFINEAGPSVDWTKIERLPEGSVRHYASLDGPSSMNVRKMLEKLVVVKLNGGLGTSMGCTGPKSIIPVRSDLTFLDLTVQQIEALNKRYDCQVPLVLMNSYNTDEDTQKVIRKYQGFQVKTYTFNQSRYPRIQKESLMPIPQSCLGEADSEGWYPPGHGDFYLSFLNSGLLKEFLQQGKEYVFLSNIDNLGATVDLNILNFLLGGDTQGHCEFLMEVTDKTRADVKGGTLIQYENKLRLLEIAQVPKDHVDDFKSVKTFKIFNTNNLWIKLDAMERILVDGTMDMEVIVNNKTLRNGRNIIQLEQAVGAAIKCFNGALGINVPRSRFLPVKKTEDLLLVMSNLYSLQQGTLTMSPLRQFDTTPLVRLGGPHFGSVQDFLKRFASIPDMLELDHLSVSGDVTFGRRIVFKGTVIVIANHGDRIDIPSGSVLENKIISGNLRILDH from the exons GTATTCGGACAGCAGCGACGCCCTTCGCAGGACTTCAAGAACCAGACGAAGCGAGACGCACAGGCTCAGGTCTCCCACGAGCTGCAGAAGCTCCTCCGGACGTGTCCCGCGGGGGTTCGAAGCACGACCGAGCGGGACTTCGAAGCTTTTGAGAAGCTGTTCGGACGCTTCATCAACGAAGCCGGACCGTCGGTGGATTGGACCAAGATCGAGAGGCTTCCGGAGGGCTCG GTTCGTCACTACGCTAGCCTAGACGGACCCTCGTCGATGAACGTGAGGAAAATGCTGGAAAAACTGGTAGTCGTCAAGCTCAACGGTGGACTGGGTACCTCCATGGGATGCACTGGACCGAAGTCAATCATTCCCGTCCGCTCTGATCTGACTTTTCTTGACCTGACGGTGCAACAAATAGAG GCCCTCAACAAGAGGTACGACTGCCAAGTTCCTTTGGTCCTTATGAATTCCTACAATACAGACGAAGACACTCAGAAAGTCATTCGAAAATATCAAGGATTTCAG gtCAAGACCTACACCTTCAACCAGTCCCGATACCCCCGCATCCAAAAGGAATCTCTAATGCCGATTCCTCAGTCCTGTTTGGGCGAGGCGGATTCTGAAGG ATGGTACCCTCCAGGCCACGGGGATTTCTACTTGTCCTTTTTAAACTCGGGTCTTCTTAAGGAGTTTTTGCAACAG GGAAAGGAGTACGTCTTTCTAAGTAACATCGACAACCTGGGTGCTACTGTTGACCTCAATATCTTGAACTTCCTGCTGGGGGGAGACACGCAAGGTCACTGCGAATTCTTGATGGAGGTCACGGACAAGACGAGGGCAGATGTGAAG GGCGGCACCCTTATTCAATACGAGAACAAACTGCGGCTTCTGGAGATAGCACAGGTTCCCAAAGACCACGTCGACGATTTCAAGTCTGTGAAAACCTTTAAGATCTTCAACACTAACAACTTGTGGATTAAATTGGATG ccatGGAACGTATCTTGGTCGACGGCACAATGGACATGGAGGTCATAGTCAACAACAAGACGCTGAGAAACGGGCGGAACATCATACAGCTCGAACAGGCGGTTGGAGCTGCGATCAAGTGTTTCAACGGGGCTCTGG GAATTAACGTGCCGAGATCGAGGTTCCTGCCGGTCAAGAAAACGGAGGACCTTCTGCTGGTGATGAGTAACTTGTACAGTCTGCAACAGGGGACCTTGACGATGTCTCCCCTTCGGCAGTTCGACACCACGCCCCTCGTTAGGCTGGGTGGGCCCCACTTCGGAAGTGtgcag GACTTCTTGAAGAGATTCGCGTCCATTCCCGACATGCTGGAGTTGGACCACCTGTCTGTCTCCGGGGACGTCACCTTCGGTCGGCGTATTGTGTTCAAG GGGACAGTCATCGTCATCGCCAACCACGGGGACCGTATTGATATACCGTCTGGTTCCGTCTTGGAAAACAAGATTATATCGGGGAATCTGCGCATTCTCGATCACTGA